A portion of the Marinobacter alexandrii genome contains these proteins:
- a CDS encoding sterol desaturase family protein produces the protein MELKNKPHTKGTKALFNNRFMERLTRTHIAMPLILFTAISTGLMIFGFNRTYLTALSAPLLFFAGFLAFTLVEYVMHRFLFHLHPKTEKQEKFAYTVHGIHHDYPKDRDRLAMPIPLSLLLSTGFFFFFKLIMGIYVFAFLPGFLIGYASYLWVHYMVHAFQPPKNFWKVLWVHHGIHHYKDPGNAFGVSSPFWDMIFGTMPKK, from the coding sequence ATGGAACTGAAGAATAAGCCACATACCAAGGGAACAAAAGCGCTCTTCAATAACCGATTTATGGAGCGATTGACGAGAACACACATAGCCATGCCTTTGATCCTTTTTACAGCTATTTCAACCGGATTAATGATCTTCGGATTTAATCGCACATATCTTACTGCCTTAAGCGCTCCTCTTTTGTTCTTCGCTGGATTCCTAGCATTTACATTGGTAGAATATGTGATGCATAGGTTTCTTTTTCACCTACATCCTAAGACTGAAAAACAAGAAAAATTTGCCTATACAGTGCATGGGATTCATCATGACTATCCGAAAGATAGAGATCGCCTTGCTATGCCGATTCCTTTAAGTCTACTTCTTTCTACTGGTTTCTTTTTCTTTTTTAAGTTGATTATGGGAATTTATGTATTTGCATTTCTTCCTGGCTTTCTAATAGGATACGCGTCATACTTATGGGTACACTATATGGTACATGCGTTCCAACCTCCTAAGAATTTCTGGAAAGTTCTTTGGGTTCATCATGGGATACACCATTATAAAGATCCTGGAAATGCCTTTGGCGTATCATCTCCTTTTTGGGATATGATATTTGGAACAATGCCTAAGAAATAG
- the bshA gene encoding N-acetyl-alpha-D-glucosaminyl L-malate synthase BshA, which produces MKVGIVCYPTYGGSGVVATELGKALAKKGHEIHFITYSQPTRLDFFNPNLYYHEVSVKSYPLFQYPPYELALASKMVDVVLHEKLDLLHVHYAVPHASAAYMAQQILKTKGYEIPFITTLHGTDITIVGKDATNEPVVTFSINESDGVTAVSEDLKKDTLEHFDVSVPIQVIPNFIDLDRFKKQPKEHFKKAICPDGEKLVVHTSNFRKVKRVEDVLKVFCEVRKVVPSKLLLIGDGPERKSMEDIAKGICTDDIRFLGKLEAVEEVLSVSDLFLMTSEKESFGLAALEAMACEVPVISSNAGGLPELNDEGKSGYVCEVGDVDTMVKRAIHILDEKNLESFKRGALARAKEFDVNNILPKYESYYESVLEKHKKSLSESL; this is translated from the coding sequence ATGAAAGTAGGAATTGTATGTTATCCCACCTATGGGGGTAGTGGTGTAGTCGCCACGGAACTTGGCAAAGCTCTGGCAAAAAAGGGACATGAGATTCATTTCATTACCTACTCTCAGCCTACTCGTCTGGATTTCTTTAACCCAAACTTGTATTATCATGAAGTGAGTGTAAAATCATATCCGCTCTTTCAGTATCCTCCATATGAGCTAGCATTGGCAAGTAAAATGGTGGATGTAGTCCTGCATGAAAAACTTGATTTGCTTCATGTGCATTATGCTGTCCCACATGCTTCAGCTGCCTATATGGCGCAGCAAATCTTGAAAACAAAAGGTTATGAAATTCCATTTATAACGACACTTCACGGAACAGATATTACGATAGTAGGAAAAGATGCAACTAACGAACCAGTTGTCACATTTTCTATTAACGAATCGGATGGAGTTACTGCTGTTTCTGAGGACCTCAAGAAAGATACGTTGGAGCACTTCGATGTTTCAGTACCTATTCAAGTTATTCCTAATTTTATTGATTTGGATCGGTTCAAGAAACAACCAAAAGAGCATTTCAAAAAGGCAATTTGTCCTGATGGAGAAAAATTAGTTGTTCATACTTCGAACTTTAGAAAAGTAAAGAGGGTCGAAGATGTATTGAAAGTATTTTGTGAAGTAAGAAAGGTTGTTCCATCTAAACTGTTGTTAATTGGAGATGGCCCTGAAAGGAAGAGTATGGAAGATATCGCAAAAGGTATCTGTACAGATGACATAAGATTTTTAGGGAAGTTGGAAGCAGTTGAGGAAGTATTGTCGGTAAGTGATCTTTTTCTGATGACTTCAGAAAAAGAAAGTTTTGGTCTGGCAGCACTTGAGGCGATGGCATGTGAAGTGCCGGTTATTTCTTCTAATGCAGGAGGGTTGCCGGAATTAAATGATGAAGGTAAATCAGGATACGTATGTGAAGTAGGTGATGTTGACACCATGGTTAAGCGAGCGATTCATATTTTGGATGAGAAAAATTTAGAATCATTTAAAAGAGGAGCTCTCGCCAGAGCCAAGGAGTTTGATGTTAATAATATCCTACCGAAATACGAGTCATACTATGAATCCGTTTTAGAAAAACATAAAAAATCATTATCAGAGAGTTTGTGA
- a CDS encoding sigma 54-interacting transcriptional regulator, with the protein MKYQDLSAEKKLKINTLGELKNSGYESVSIKEELRANLVKTRKAGENIFEGIWGYEDTVIPDVERAILSRHNINFLGLRGQAKTRMARMMTRLLDEYIPVIKGSPLNDDPLNPISKFAIDKINELGDATPMGWMHRDERYTEKLATPDVTIADLIGDVDPIKAASLKLPYSDERVIHFGLVPRSHRGIFVINELPDLQARIQVALFNILQEGDIQIRGFKLRMPLDVQFVFTANPEDYTNRGSIVTPLKDRIDSQIITHYPSSIEIGKKITLQEAALAKEQEEGVEVFDLAKDLIEQIAMEARDSEYVDAKSGVSARLTISAFENLVSACERRMLVSEEDKTNVRVTDFVGVIPAITGKVELVYEGEQEGPGIVANNLVGKAIRSQFINYFPDPEKERKKESDNPYESIKEWFEKGNMIDLMFDAKESDYQEELKSIPGLEALVDKYQKTSHEGFKYFLMEFALFGLAEYSMLSKHQLEQGMQFKDLFTSMFSMPEMGDEE; encoded by the coding sequence ATGAAATACCAAGATTTGAGTGCTGAGAAAAAACTGAAGATCAATACGCTGGGCGAGTTAAAGAATTCAGGATATGAATCGGTATCCATTAAAGAAGAGTTGAGAGCTAATCTAGTCAAGACCAGAAAGGCGGGCGAAAATATTTTTGAAGGAATCTGGGGATATGAAGACACAGTTATTCCAGATGTTGAACGAGCCATTCTATCAAGACATAATATCAATTTCCTAGGACTCAGAGGTCAGGCAAAAACACGTATGGCCAGGATGATGACACGACTCCTTGATGAATATATTCCTGTTATAAAAGGGTCTCCATTGAATGATGATCCACTAAATCCGATATCAAAATTTGCTATCGATAAAATAAATGAACTAGGAGATGCTACACCCATGGGGTGGATGCATCGAGATGAACGATATACTGAGAAACTAGCTACTCCTGATGTAACGATCGCAGACTTGATAGGTGATGTAGACCCCATAAAAGCTGCTAGCTTGAAACTTCCATATTCAGATGAACGAGTCATTCATTTCGGATTAGTTCCAAGATCTCATCGAGGAATTTTTGTAATAAATGAACTGCCGGATTTGCAAGCTCGTATTCAAGTTGCACTTTTTAATATTCTGCAAGAAGGAGATATCCAAATACGTGGATTTAAATTAAGAATGCCTTTAGATGTTCAATTTGTCTTTACAGCTAATCCTGAAGACTATACCAATAGAGGCTCCATCGTAACACCGCTAAAAGATAGAATTGATAGCCAGATTATTACGCACTATCCGTCATCCATTGAAATTGGGAAGAAGATCACATTGCAGGAAGCAGCACTAGCCAAAGAGCAAGAAGAAGGAGTAGAAGTTTTTGATTTAGCCAAAGACCTCATAGAACAAATTGCTATGGAGGCAAGAGATAGTGAATATGTAGATGCGAAGAGTGGTGTCTCAGCCCGACTGACAATCTCAGCTTTTGAGAATCTGGTAAGTGCTTGCGAGAGACGTATGCTAGTTAGCGAAGAAGATAAGACAAACGTGAGAGTGACTGATTTCGTTGGGGTAATTCCGGCAATCACAGGAAAAGTGGAATTAGTTTACGAAGGAGAACAAGAAGGACCAGGCATAGTAGCTAATAATTTGGTGGGAAAAGCAATAAGATCACAATTCATCAACTATTTCCCTGATCCTGAGAAGGAGAGAAAAAAGGAATCGGATAACCCTTATGAATCTATCAAAGAATGGTTCGAAAAGGGAAACATGATAGACCTAATGTTCGATGCAAAAGAAAGCGACTATCAAGAAGAACTTAAGAGTATTCCAGGTCTCGAAGCACTGGTAGATAAGTATCAGAAGACATCCCACGAAGGATTTAAATACTTCTTAATGGAATTTGCTTTGTTTGGATTAGCTGAATATAGTATGCTTAGTAAGCACCAACTTGAGCAAGGCATGCAATTCAAGGATTTATTTACGAGCATGTTTTCTATGCCGGAAATGGGGGATGAAGAATGA
- a CDS encoding VWA domain-containing protein produces the protein MIGYRFTEFIPEKNPEQNAFDNLLNIFLQLMVITSGDVSEALSWLTNLDREHRLSTADYGIGDFIDDLKNKGYIDDKNEKGELRITSKSEQEIRRSALEEIFGKLKKSGKGNHKTNHTGSGDEITSDYREFQFGDSIEQIEMTESLRNAQINHGLNDLMLTENDLEIREREYKTQTSTVLMIDISHSMILYGEDRITPAKKVAMALAELVKRKYPKDTLDVIVFGNDAWQIEVKDLPYLNVGPYHTNTVAGLELAMDLLRRRKNKNKQIFMITDGKPTCLKEGLKYYKNSFGLDPKILNKTMNLAAQCRRINVPITTFMIASDPYLKEFVREFTEVNKGNAYYSSLQGLGNLIFEDYRRNRRKNL, from the coding sequence ATGATCGGATATCGATTTACAGAATTTATTCCAGAGAAAAACCCAGAACAGAATGCGTTTGACAATCTGCTGAATATTTTCCTCCAACTTATGGTCATTACATCTGGTGATGTGAGTGAGGCATTGAGCTGGCTTACAAACCTTGATCGTGAACATAGGCTTTCTACTGCAGATTATGGGATTGGTGATTTCATTGATGACTTGAAAAACAAAGGCTATATCGATGATAAAAATGAAAAGGGTGAACTTAGAATTACCTCAAAAAGTGAACAGGAAATTCGTAGAAGTGCATTAGAAGAAATTTTTGGAAAACTAAAAAAGTCTGGAAAGGGAAATCACAAAACAAATCATACAGGCTCAGGGGATGAGATCACATCAGACTACAGAGAATTTCAATTTGGAGATTCAATAGAGCAAATCGAGATGACGGAAAGTTTGCGCAATGCACAAATCAATCATGGACTCAATGATCTGATGCTTACTGAAAATGACCTGGAGATAAGGGAACGAGAGTATAAAACGCAGACTTCCACTGTTTTGATGATAGATATAAGTCACTCAATGATTCTCTATGGAGAAGACCGGATTACTCCTGCGAAAAAGGTAGCAATGGCGTTGGCTGAATTAGTGAAACGAAAGTATCCGAAGGACACTTTAGATGTAATTGTATTTGGCAATGATGCATGGCAGATAGAGGTAAAAGATCTACCCTATTTGAATGTGGGACCATACCATACCAATACAGTAGCGGGGTTAGAATTGGCGATGGACTTATTGAGAAGGAGAAAAAATAAGAACAAACAAATATTTATGATCACGGATGGTAAGCCTACTTGCCTGAAAGAGGGATTGAAATATTACAAAAATAGCTTTGGTCTGGATCCTAAAATTTTAAACAAGACAATGAACTTAGCTGCTCAGTGTCGGAGAATAAATGTCCCAATTACTACATTTATGATTGCTTCAGATCCATACCTAAAAGAGTTTGTGAGAGAATTTACTGAGGTTAATAAAGGCAATGCATACTACAGTAGTCTACAAGGCTTAGGAAACCTGATTTTCGAAGACTATAGAAGAAATAGAAGAAAAAATCTATAA